TCGCCTCGGCGATGAGCTCGCCGACCTGCTGGTCCTGCGCGGAGAGCGCGGCCACGGCGGCGATGTCGGACTTGTCCTCGATCGGGCGGGCGGTCGCGAGGAGCTCCTCGGACACGGCCTTGACCGCGGCGTCGATGCCCTTCTTCAGGGCGGCCGGGGACGCGCCCGCGGCGACGTTGCGCAGACCCTCGCGGACCAGCGCCTGGGCCAGCACGGTGGCGGTGGTGGTGCCGTCGCCCGCGATGTCGTTGGTCTTGGTCGCCACCTCCTTCACGAGCTGCGCGCCCAGGTTCTCGTACGGGTCGTCCAGCTCGACCTCGCGAGCGATGGTGACACCGTCGTTGGTGATGGTGGGGGCGCCGAACTTCTTGTCGATGACGACGTTGCGGCCCTTGGGGCCGATCGTCACCTTGACCGTGTCGGCAAGCTTGTTGACGCCGCGCTCGAGGGCGCGACGGGCGTCCTCGTCGAACTTCAGGATCTTCGGCATGGGAGCGGTTCAGTCCTCTCGTTGCGATCCTCGGCCGCTCACCGCGACCTCCACCGCCTAGAACGAACTACGCCCCTCGCCGCCCGGCATCAGCTGGGTGACCAGGGGCGTAGCTCAAATCAAATCTGGAAGCGAATTACTTCTCGACGATCGCGAGCACGTCGCGAGCCGAGAGGACGAGGTACTCCTCGCCGCTGTACTTCACTTCGGTGCCGCCGTACTTGCTGTACAGCACGATGTCGCCGACGCTGACGTCCAGCGGGAGACGCTGGCCGTCCTCGAAGCGGCCCGGGCCAACCGCGAGGACGACGCCCTCCTGGGGCTTCTCCTTCGCGGTGTCCGGGATGACCAGGCCAGAGGCCGTGGTCTGCTCGGCGTCGAGCGGCTGGACCACAATGCGGTCCTCGAGCGGCTTGATGGCAACCTTGGAGCTGGCGGTCGTCACGATCCGACCTCCCCCTTCGGAGATCCGGGGTTAACTGTCTGAGGTGGCGACCAGGTCGATCCGTCGTCGCGGGTGCCGGACCTACCTGTCGCTGTGTTGGCACTCACCAGGGGCGAGTGCCAGGTGCGAGACTATTCCGGCGGTTAGCACTCGGTCAAGCGGAGTGCCAATTCTCGCCGCCACTGGTGTCGTTCCAGCCCCTCCCCGGCCCCGTCCGGACCGCCCGTCCGCCCCCCCCACCGGCCGAAACGCCGCCCGACCCACCGCGTCGGCACCCGCAACCCGGCCGGGCGAGACGGACCGCGGCCGGGCGAGGCGCGGCCGGTTTCGGGTGCGGGCGGGGCGGGGGCAGGTCCGCGGGGGCGTGCGGGAGGGTCCCCGCAGGACGAGCGCGCAACCGGGTCCGGGGTGCGTGACGCGGCTCCGCGCGCGAGCCGAGCAGACCCTCGCGCACGACCCCGCCCCGGCCCGACCCCGGCCGGCCCCCGCACGGGCCCCGGGCCCCGGCACCCCGACCCCGCCGGACCCGCAGGGGGCCGGTGAGGGAAACGGGGGGTATGTGACGCTTGGGGCGTGCGCATTCTGGTGGTCGAAGACGAAGAGGGGCTCGCCGAGTCCCTGCGGCGCGGCCGGTCCGCCGACGGGCACCTCGTCGAGGTCGCCCACGACGGGCGCACCGGGCTCGACCTCGCCCTGGCCGGCGGGCCGTACGACGTCGTGCTGCTGGACCTGATGCCGCCCGGGGGTCGGCGGGCACGTTCACCGATCCGGGGAAGCCGCTGAAGCTGGTCGACGCGGCGAAGCGGGACGTGGTGACGGACGAGGGCTGGGACCTGTTGGCGTTCGTGAAGCAGGCGGAGAACCTGTCCGGCGGAAAAGTGCGGTTCACGACACTGCCCGTGGAGGGCTTCGCCAGGAACCAAGACGGGGAGGTCAACGTCGTAGATGATATGAAGACAAAGCGTCTCATTGCCGAGCAGATCGGGCCCAAGGCCGCCGAGACCGCCGGCGCGCCGGGCACCGCTCCCTCCGCACCCGACGCGCCGGGCACGTCACCGGCTCCGTCGCGCGAGGCGTCACCCCCCTCCTCGCCCGCCTCGTCGCCTCCGTCGTCACCCCCCGCCTCACCGGTCCCGTCCGGCCCCGCGCTCCAGGACGGCGGCGGTGTCCCGTGCGTGGACTGAGGCCCCTGACGGCCGCGGGCCACCGCCGCCGCACGGAGGCGCTGCTGCTGGTCTTCGTCGTCGTCATCGCCGTCTTCGGCCACGCGAGCGCCGGTCTGGCCATGAACGGCGAGCTGCCGCCCAACCTGGCCGGTTTCGCGATCAGCCTGACGCTGCTCTCGCTCGTCGGCCACCTCGGCATCCGCCGCTTCGCCGCCTACGCGGACCCGCTGGTCTTCCCGCTGGCGATGCTGCTGACCGGGCTGGGCCTGGTCCTGCTGCACCGGCTGGACCAGGGGTACATCGAGCGCTACAACGCGGACGCGAACGCCCCGGGGCAGCTGCTGTGGACGGTGGTCGGGGTCGCCGCCTGCCTGCTGGTGGTGGGGCTGCTGCGCGACCACCGGCTGTTGCAGCGGTTCATCTACCTCACCATGGCGGTCGCGCTGGTGCTGCTGATCGCTCCGGCGTTCTTCGGCGCGGACACGTACGGCGCGAAGCGCTGGATCGTCCTGTTCGGCTTCTCGCTGCAGCCCGGCGAGTTCGTGAAGATCATGATCGCGATCTTCTTCGCGGGCTACCTCGTGGTCCACCGGGACTCGCTCGCGCTGACCGGCCGCAGGTTCCTGGGCATGCGCCTGCCGCCGATGCGCCAGCTCGGCCCCATCGTCACGGTGTGGATCGTCTCGATGCTGGTGCTCGTCTTCGAGCGCGACCTCGGCACCTCGCTGATCTTCTTCGGCGTGTTCGTGGTGATGCTGTACGTGGCGACCGAGCGCACCGGCTGGATCGTGTGCGGCGTGCTCATGGCCTCGGTCGGCGCGTTCGTGGTGGGCTCGACGGAACCGCACGTCAAGGCGCGTGTGGCGGCCTGGCTGGAGCCGTTGTCGTACTACTGGGCGGACCGGCCCGCCGGGGTCACCTCGGACCAGTCGGCGCAGGCGCTGTTCAGCTTCGGGACCGGCGGGATCTCGGGTACGGGCCTGGGCCTGGGCCACCCGGAGCTGATCAAGTTCGCCGGCCGCAGCGACTTCATCCTCACCACGGTGGGCGAGGAGCTCGGGCTGGCCGGGGTCATGGCCGTGCTGCTCCTGTACGGGCTGCTCGTCCAGCGGGGGCTGCGGATGGCGCTGGGTGCCCGCGACCCGTTCGGCAAGCTCCTGGCGGTGGGCCTGGCCTCGGCCCTGGCCCTCCAGGTCTTCGTGGTCGCGGGCGGCGTGACGGGGCTGATCCCGCTGACCGGCAAGGCGCTGCCCTTCCTCGCGAAGGGCGGCTCGTCGCTGCTGGCCAACTGGATCATGATCGCCCTGCTGCTGCGCATCAGCGACAGCGCGGAGCGGCAGCGCGAGGCGGACGCCCGGGACCCGGTGGAGACGACGATCACGCCGGTGGTCGCGGCTCCGGCGGGCGGTCCTACAGGTAGTCCTCCAGGCGCCCTATCCG
Above is a window of Streptomyces subrutilus DNA encoding:
- the groES gene encoding co-chaperone GroES, with product MTTASSKVAIKPLEDRIVVQPLDAEQTTASGLVIPDTAKEKPQEGVVLAVGPGRFEDGQRLPLDVSVGDIVLYSKYGGTEVKYSGEEYLVLSARDVLAIVEK
- a CDS encoding response regulator; translated protein: MRILVVEDEEGLAESLRRGRSADGHLVEVAHDGRTGLDLALAGGPYDVVLLDLMPPGGRRARSPIRGSR
- a CDS encoding FtsW/RodA/SpoVE family cell cycle protein, which produces MRGLRPLTAAGHRRRTEALLLVFVVVIAVFGHASAGLAMNGELPPNLAGFAISLTLLSLVGHLGIRRFAAYADPLVFPLAMLLTGLGLVLLHRLDQGYIERYNADANAPGQLLWTVVGVAACLLVVGLLRDHRLLQRFIYLTMAVALVLLIAPAFFGADTYGAKRWIVLFGFSLQPGEFVKIMIAIFFAGYLVVHRDSLALTGRRFLGMRLPPMRQLGPIVTVWIVSMLVLVFERDLGTSLIFFGVFVVMLYVATERTGWIVCGVLMASVGAFVVGSTEPHVKARVAAWLEPLSYYWADRPAGVTSDQSAQALFSFGTGGISGTGLGLGHPELIKFAGRSDFILTTVGEELGLAGVMAVLLLYGLLVQRGLRMALGARDPFGKLLAVGLASALALQVFVVAGGVTGLIPLTGKALPFLAKGGSSLLANWIMIALLLRISDSAERQREADARDPVETTITPVVAAPAGGPTGSPPGALSGSPVPGSAGASGPSSGFPWRP